The following DNA comes from Shinella zoogloeoides.
AGGACGAGCCCTTCGCCTCGGTCGACGATTTCTGGCGCCGCGCGGGGCTTGCCACCGATGTGCTGGTCCGACTTGCCGAGGCGGATGCCTTCCGGCCGTCACTCGGCCTTTCGCGCCGCGAAGCGCTCTGGGCGATCCGCAGCCTCAGGGACGAGCCGCTGCCGCTCTTCACCGCGGCGGCCGAGCGCGAGGCGGCACTCGTTGCCGAGATCGAGGAACCGGCCGTGGCGCTCCGCCCGATGGCGGCGGGGGGAGAAGTCGTGCAGGACTACGGCCATGTCGGCCTGACGCTCCGCGCCCATCCGGTGAGCTTCCTGCGCGAAAGCCTCTCGCGCCGCCGTTTCCTCACCTGCGCGCAGGCGGTGAATCTCAAGGACCGCCAGAAGGTCGAGACCGCCGGCATCGTGCTGGTGCGGCAGCGGCCGGGCTCGGCCAAGGGCGTCATTTTCGTGACCATCGAGGACGAGACGGGCATCGCCAACCTCGTCGTCTGGCGCAAGATCTTCCTCGCCTACAGGCCCATCGTGATGGGCGCGCCGATGATCGGCGTCAGGGGCTATGTCCAGCGGGAGGGCGAGGTGGTGCACATCGTCGCGCAGCAGCTCATCGACCTGTCCGCCGACTTTTCCACCGTCGGCCGCCGCGGCATCGACCAGAAGCTGGAGGAGGCAGATCGGCGGGAAACGATCCGCGTCAAATCCCGCGACTTCCACTGATTTGTTAAAGCATCACATGAAGTCGCGCGGGATCGCCGTCCCGAATGTCTTCTCGAAGATCTGCGCCTCGCCCTCGAAGGCGCGGACATGGGCCGAGATAACCCAGTCGCGCGCGGTGCAGGCGATGGTGGCGGTCGAGACGGTGCGCACGAACCAGCCGGGCCGCTGCATGTCGCAGGTCCAGACAGCGGTTCCGGTCATCGAAAGCGGATCGTTTCCGGCAATCGACCACAGCTCGTCGCGCACCTGGCGCGTCGCCAGTCCCGTGCCGGGATGCTCGTAGAGGCCGGTATCCTCGTAGATCGAATATTCCGTGAGGCCGTTCGTCAGGTCCCGCTCGACGCCCCGCGCGGTCTCCGGCGGGGAGAGTTCGATATAGGCCGGCAGGGGATTAGGATTTTCCGGCTCGGGAAGGGAAACGACCCGGTGCTCGCCGAGCTTCGGCAAGGCAAGGCCGAGCGAGGCAAGGTCGAGCGTCACGCCGGCATCGACCGGCGGCGGCAGGACCATCGGCCAGTAGGAGGTTGAGAGCGACAGGCGGATGCGGTGCCCCGCGCGGAAGCGGTAACCCATCGCGTCGAGCACGAGGCGGATGCGCACCTTCCGGCCCTTGGGCATGGCGTACGGTTCCGCATTGCCGTTGCGGTGGGCGAGGTTGATGACGCCGAAGGTGACGCGCGTCGCCGTCCCGTCCGGGTGGATATCGACGAGGCGGGCGCAGAGATTGGCGATCTCGACCTGCGTCGCCACCTCCAGTTCCAGCACCGGCTGGCCGAGGAAATCCTGCGCCTCGGCAAGCGACGCGGTCTCGACGACGAGGGATCCGGCATCGTCGAGGCGCTGGTCGAGCGCCATTTCGGCATCGGGCTTCAGCGTGAACCACTCGCCGGCCATGACGCCGGTGTCGAGCGGCGATTTCAGGAAGCGGTCGTCGGCCGGGGTGTCGGCCGACGGCTGGCCGGGCATGAGCGCGCCGTGTGAGCCGACATGGAATTCAGCCATGTCCGGCGCCTCCCAGCGATCCTTGGCGATCCAGAAGCCGGGATCGAAATCGCGGCGCAGCGCCGGGCGGGGAGCGTCCTGGATATAGGCGCGCACCTGCGGGATGTCCTCCGCGCCGTTCTCCTCGCCGCGCAGCCAGCGGTTCCACCACGCGATGGCCTCGGCGTGGAAATCCATGCGGGGCTTCGGCCAGGCGAAGTGCGGATACTTGTGGACCCACGGGCCGATCAGCGCCTTGGCCTTCCCGCCGATCCCCTCGACCGCCTTCAGCGGCGTGCTGCGGTAGCCGTCCGCCCAGCCGGCGATGACGAGGGCGGGAACGGGAAAGCCGGCGAAGTCCTCGCAGATGGAGCCGTGCTCCCAGAAGGCGTCGCGGCGCTGGTGTTGCAGCCATTCCTCCAGGAAGAAGGGCTCGTTCTCCAGCCGCTCCATCCACATGTCCCGCCAGCGCGCGCCGACGATCTCGGGATCGGGCGAGCGCGACTGGTAGGCGAGCATGGTCGCGGCCCAGGAAAGCTGGGCGGAAAGGTGCGTGCCGTTCTTGTAATGGATGTCGTCGTTGTAGCGGTCGACGGTGGAGGCGATGGAGATGACCGCCTTCAATGCCGGCGGCTTCAAGGCCGCGACCTGCAGGCAGTTGAAGCCGCCCCAAGAGATGCCCATCATGCCGACGGAACCGTTCGACCAGGGTTGCGCGGCGATCCAGGCGATCAGCTCGCAGGCATTGGCAAGCTCCAGCGGCGTATATTCGCCATCGATGACGCCGTCGGATTCGCCCGAGCCGCGGATATCGACGCGCACCCCGGCAATGCCGGCCGCGGCGAAGACGGGATAGGTCGATTCGTCGCGCGGGCTGGTTCCGTCGCCCTTGCGATAGGGCAGGAACTCGAAGACGGCGGGAACGGGATCGGCCTGCGCGCCCTCCGGCATCCAGATGCGCGCGGCGAGCCGCGTGCCGTCGGCGAGCGTGATCCATTCGTTTTCGATGGTGGTGAAGGCGCGAGGCGTCATGAGAAATCCTTTTCCGCCGGTCTTTATGACGGTCGTATGACGGCCGGGCAATAGGGCGGTTCTGGCCGTCCACGGTGCTTTCGCCCTGCCGCCCGGCGGCTTGCCCCCCTTCGAAATCTCGCCTACGAAGGCGGAACAGGCAGGGAGGGGCGCCATGCAGGATCAGCAAGCAGCTTTTGCGGACGAAGGACGGCTGGACGATCCGCGGCGCGCCTACAAGGTCCTGATCGCCGACCTGATCGGCCTGCGCTTCGATGCGGAAGGCAAGCCCGATCCGGGCGAGGTCCGCGCGCATATCGAGGCGAAGGGCGGCGCGTTCCACGAAGCCGCCTACCAGCGTGAGGAATTGCCACCCGGCATCCACTTCTTCTACCAGCCCGACCTCAGCGGCGAGGCCGAGATCATCGCCCAGACCGCGGACGGCCGCTATGACGCGCTGATCGCGGCGGCGACCTTCATTCCGCGGCAGGCGGTCTTTGCGCTCGGCGGCGTGCGCATCGGCGCGGGCACGGGCAATATGGGCTCTGCCTCCTGGGGCGGCGG
Coding sequences within:
- a CDS encoding CocE/NonD family hydrolase, with amino-acid sequence MTPRAFTTIENEWITLADGTRLAARIWMPEGAQADPVPAVFEFLPYRKGDGTSPRDESTYPVFAAAGIAGVRVDIRGSGESDGVIDGEYTPLELANACELIAWIAAQPWSNGSVGMMGISWGGFNCLQVAALKPPALKAVISIASTVDRYNDDIHYKNGTHLSAQLSWAATMLAYQSRSPDPEIVGARWRDMWMERLENEPFFLEEWLQHQRRDAFWEHGSICEDFAGFPVPALVIAGWADGYRSTPLKAVEGIGGKAKALIGPWVHKYPHFAWPKPRMDFHAEAIAWWNRWLRGEENGAEDIPQVRAYIQDAPRPALRRDFDPGFWIAKDRWEAPDMAEFHVGSHGALMPGQPSADTPADDRFLKSPLDTGVMAGEWFTLKPDAEMALDQRLDDAGSLVVETASLAEAQDFLGQPVLELEVATQVEIANLCARLVDIHPDGTATRVTFGVINLAHRNGNAEPYAMPKGRKVRIRLVLDAMGYRFRAGHRIRLSLSTSYWPMVLPPPVDAGVTLDLASLGLALPKLGEHRVVSLPEPENPNPLPAYIELSPPETARGVERDLTNGLTEYSIYEDTGLYEHPGTGLATRQVRDELWSIAGNDPLSMTGTAVWTCDMQRPGWFVRTVSTATIACTARDWVISAHVRAFEGEAQIFEKTFGTAIPRDFM